The DNA segment GCCGATGCGCTCGGCGGCGGCCGCGGCCTGCGCGAACGCGCCGATCACGTCGTCCAGGTCCTGCTGCGTCATGGCCTTGCCGTCGTCCCCGGTCCCTTCCGGGAGGCGGAGGCCGGAGGGGCCCATGGCCGGGGCGTCGGGGAACGGTGGCTGCCCGGCGTTGCGGGCCATGCCGATGTGCCACAGCTGGGGCACGATCGTGCCGCCCGCCGCGTGCACGGCGTCCGCGACCCTCGCCCAGCCCGCGAGCTGGTCCTCGCCGTGGAAGCGGGGGACGCGGTCGCTCTCCCCGGCCGACGCGTGATCGACGTAGGTGCCTTCGGTGACGATCAGGCCGACACCGGCTGCGGCCCGGCGCGCGTAGTACGAGACCACGTCCTCGCCCGGTATGCCGCCGGGGGAGAACTGCCGGGTCATGGGCGCCATCGCGATCCGGTTCGGAACGGTCAGGCCGTTCAGGACGACGGGCCGGGACAGGATCTGGGCCGCACGGTCGGCGGAGGCGGTGGTGGTCACTTGGCGGGCTCCTCGGGGAAACGGCTGGCCGGAACTGGCACGGTGGGTGCCGTCGGGGTCAACCGGAGACAGGCCCCGGTCATTCCGCCGTCCCGCTGTGACCCCGGATACGCCCGTGCGCCACGCTGCCCTCCTCCGTGCTCACCGCGCCCCCGGCCCCGCGCCCAGGGCCGCGCCGAGCGCCGCACGGTCGACCTTGCCGTTCGCGTTCAGCGGCAGGGCCTCCAGCCGGGCCAGTACGGCGGGCACCATATAGGCGGGGAGGCGGTCGTGGAGCGCCACGCGGAGATCGTTCTCACTGTCGGTGGCCCCCGTGTAGGCGGCGGCGATCTCGGTGCCCGCCCGGGTGGCCAGCGGGACGGCGGCCGCGCCGCTGACTCCCGGCTGTACGCGCAGCGCCGCTTCGACCTCGCCCAGTTCGACCCGGTACCCGTGCACCTGTATCTGCTGGTCGCTCCGCCCGATGTGCACCAGCGGCAGGTCACGTGACCCGGCGGGTTCGTCGGGCGGCAGCAGGGCGACGCGGTCGCCGGTGCGGTACCAGTGCGCGTCGGTGAGTGCGCCGGCCGGATCGTACGGGGCCCCGTCGGCTTCGAGGAACCGGCCGGCGTTGTTGTCCGGGTCGAGATAGCCCGGGAAGCGCTGCGGACCGCGGACGCACAGCTCGCTCCTGAACAGGCGGTGTTCCATCCCGGGGCTGAGGGTCCCTATCGGCACCGTGCCGTTGGCGGGGGCCGGCCAGTGCCCCGGGTCCTCGGGCAGCCGGTACGCGGTGCAGGTGACGGTGAGTTCGGTCGGACCGTAGGCGTTCTCCAGGGAACTGTTCGGCGCGGCCCGCTGCCAGGCCCGCGCCTGCTGGAGTGTCAGCGGCTCCCCGCAGAACATGCTGGCCCGCAGCGTCGGCATGCTTCCGGGGCCGAGCGCGCGCAGCCGTTTCGCCAGCGAGATGACCGACGGCACGGAGTTCCAGTGGGTGAGGGCGTGCCGGTTGACGAAGCGGACCGGTGCCAGCAGCTCGGCACGGGCCGGTACGACCAGCGTGGCGCCGCTGCCCCACGCGGTGTACATGTCGAGGATGGAGGGGTCGAAGGTCAGCTCGAAGGTCTGCGAGAAGCGGTCGCCGGGGCCGGCTCCGCGGTGCGGTACGGCGTGGGCGAGGTAGGCACAGATGTTCCGCTGCTGGATGGGGACGCCCTGGGGGACCCCGGTGGATCCGGAGGTGAACATGATGTACGCCAGGTCATCGGGGCCCGCCCCGGCGACGGACGTCTCCGGGGCGGGGGAGCCGAGGTGGCGCAGCAGCTCGCCGTCCGTCATCTCAAGTGCGGGCACACCCAGTTGGCCGGGCTGTTCGGCGGTCCCGTCGCTGAGGACCGCGTCGAGCGACGCCTGACGCACGATCCCGGCGTTCCGCCCGGCGGGATACGCGGGACCGAGCGGCACGACGGTGGCGCCGATGCGCTGGATGGCCAGGTACCCCGCGTAGGCGACGACACTGCGACCTGCCAGCAGCCCCACCCTGCGCGGCGGCTTCCCGCCCCGGCCGCTGGAGAGCGCTGCCGCCAAGTGGTCGGCGAGGAGGGAGAGTTCGGTGTAGGTCAGCACGGTGTCGCCGGTCTCCAGCGCGGCGCGGTCGCCGTGGACCGCGACCGATGCCGTGAACCAGTCGTCGAGGGTGTGCCGTCGGGCGGTCAGGCTCAAGGTCTGTCCTTCTCGGGTGTCGGGGTCCTGCCGGACGTGTCGGTTCCGCAGGTGGACGATGCGGGAGGTGGACGGTGCGGGAGATGCTGGTGGTGCGTGGCGGTTCGGGTCGCGCGGTGAACGCGCGGCTGAACAGCTGAACATCGGAGTGCTCCTGCCCACCGGGGTGCCGGGCGCCCGCATGTGGGAGGTCCGTATCCGCCATGTCCGCTCGCCTTCCCGACTCATCGGTCCTTGCCGCGCCGACCCCTGCTGCCTCGGCCCCTGCTGCGTCGCCCCCGCCCGGCGGTTCGTCCGACGCCAACGGTCAGAGCCACGGCGGGAGTACGGGGAGACCGGCCGCGGGTGTGAGTCCCGTCCCGCCGGACCGGCCGGCCAGCCAGGCGAGTGCGTTCGCGGCCG comes from the Streptomyces sp. NBC_01471 genome and includes:
- a CDS encoding AMP-binding protein codes for the protein MSLTARRHTLDDWFTASVAVHGDRAALETGDTVLTYTELSLLADHLAAALSSGRGGKPPRRVGLLAGRSVVAYAGYLAIQRIGATVVPLGPAYPAGRNAGIVRQASLDAVLSDGTAEQPGQLGVPALEMTDGELLRHLGSPAPETSVAGAGPDDLAYIMFTSGSTGVPQGVPIQQRNICAYLAHAVPHRGAGPGDRFSQTFELTFDPSILDMYTAWGSGATLVVPARAELLAPVRFVNRHALTHWNSVPSVISLAKRLRALGPGSMPTLRASMFCGEPLTLQQARAWQRAAPNSSLENAYGPTELTVTCTAYRLPEDPGHWPAPANGTVPIGTLSPGMEHRLFRSELCVRGPQRFPGYLDPDNNAGRFLEADGAPYDPAGALTDAHWYRTGDRVALLPPDEPAGSRDLPLVHIGRSDQQIQVHGYRVELGEVEAALRVQPGVSGAAAVPLATRAGTEIAAAYTGATDSENDLRVALHDRLPAYMVPAVLARLEALPLNANGKVDRAALGAALGAGPGAR